AAGCCAGCGCGAAAACTAAAATCACCAATTGTTCAGCGCTTCCCTAACTTATTCCTCCAGTCAAGCCATTGACAGACGTCGGTGCTGAACAACAACCTGTTAAAAATGACATTTACATGCGACTTAAGCCAAGATAATATCCACTCGCTTAAGTATACAGACCTGTATGTATTCTTTTGGTTTTCATCGAAATGCAAGCACTCAAGAAGAATGGATTCCTTATATATTTTTCGCCATGACAATACATGCATTTGATTTTGCTGCTAATATTTAAGAACAGACTAGTCTGTCTATTTTTAGGGAAAATTTGAATTCTGCCGCATTAGGCATTTTTTTTTGACTTCATAGGTTATTGAATTTAAGTGACAGATTTTTTATAAAAAGCCTTAATGCGACAGAATTTTCGGATGTATTGCCGGATGTGGTTCGTGGTCGCGACGTCACCGTCGCGAGTGATTACCCAGATGAATATGGATGGCGGAAATGACTGCGGAATTTGACGAGAACGATTTTCAATTTCTTCTGAAGCTGGGGGAAGCGGGAACTAAAGAGGTGGGTCGAAAGATGAAAAACTTGAACGATGCCGTTCAGCGGGTCCTGGTCCGAGAGAGGGATATAGAATGATGCGCCGAGTGGTTGTGACGGGGATCGGCATTGTTTCCCCACTGGGTTGTGGCACGGAACTGGCATGGCAGCGCCTAATTGACGGGCGTTCGGGACTTCGCCTGTTGGGGGACGAAATTGTCGGCGATCTTCCTGCTAAGGTAGGCGGGACCGTGCAAGATAGGACAACCGATCCCGAGGGCGGTTTCGATCCTGAAATCTCGATTCCGAGCAGAGAGTTGAAGAAGATGGATCGGTTCATCCAGATGGCGATGGTCGCCGCTGACGAGGCGCTGGCAGATGCCGGATGGGCTCCGCAAAACGACCATCAACGCGAGCGCACTGCGACCATCATTGCGTCCGGCATCGGCGGATTTCCCGGGCTGGCCAATGCGGTAAGGATAGGCGAAACGCGTGGTGTGCGGCGGCTGTCGCCTTTCACCATTCCGTACTTCCTATCGAATCTGGCGGCTGGCCAGATATCGATCAAGCATGGGTTCCGGGGGGCGCTCGGCTGCCCTGTGACCGCCTGCGCGGCTAGCGTACAGGCGATCGGTGATGCGATGCGCCTAATCCGGTCAGGAGAAGCGGATATTGTATTGGCAGGCGGCGCCGAAGCGGCTTTCGACAAAGTCAGCATTGGCGGGTTCTCGGCGGCGCGGGCTTTATCGACGGGCTTCAACGATGAGCCGACTCGCGCCTCGCGCCCATTTGACCGCGACCGTGACGGGTTTGTGATGGGTGAAGGCGCGGCAATGTTGGTGGTGGAAGCACTGGACCATGCTCTGGCACGCGGCGCCAGCCCGATCGCCGAAATTATTGGCTATGGAACCACCGCAGATGCCTATCACATGACGGCCGGCCCCGACGATGGAAATGGCGCCATGCGGGCGATGAAGCTGGCCTTGGCGATGGGGGGAGTAACCCCAGATCGTGTCGGTTACGTCAACGCCCATGCTACCTCGACGCCGGTTGGCGATGCCGGAGAAATTGCGGCCTTTAAGACTGTTTTCGGAACAAAAACGGGGCCGGCTATTTCCTCTACCAAGTCTGCGACGGGGCATTTGCTGGGGGCGGCAGGCGCCCTCGAGGCTGCGTTTTCCGTTCTTGCTCTCAGAGATGGAGTGCTTCCTGGAACGCTCAATCTGGAGAATCCCGACGACTCGGCGACTGGCCTCGATCTGATAGGGCCGGCGGCGCGGCGCGTCCCAATTGAGATAGCGCTGTCCAACGGGTTCGGGTTCGGCGGAGTCAACGCCTCGGTGCTGTTTCAACGGTTCCCA
The sequence above is a segment of the Collimonas sp. PA-H2 genome. Coding sequences within it:
- the fabF gene encoding beta-ketoacyl-ACP synthase II, with amino-acid sequence MMRRVVVTGIGIVSPLGCGTELAWQRLIDGRSGLRLLGDEIVGDLPAKVGGTVQDRTTDPEGGFDPEISIPSRELKKMDRFIQMAMVAADEALADAGWAPQNDHQRERTATIIASGIGGFPGLANAVRIGETRGVRRLSPFTIPYFLSNLAAGQISIKHGFRGALGCPVTACAASVQAIGDAMRLIRSGEADIVLAGGAEAAFDKVSIGGFSAARALSTGFNDEPTRASRPFDRDRDGFVMGEGAAMLVVEALDHALARGASPIAEIIGYGTTADAYHMTAGPDDGNGAMRAMKLALAMGGVTPDRVGYVNAHATSTPVGDAGEIAAFKTVFGTKTGPAISSTKSATGHLLGAAGALEAAFSVLALRDGVLPGTLNLENPDDSATGLDLIGPAARRVPIEIALSNGFGFGGVNASVLFQRFPDGR